One Falsarthrobacter nasiphocae DNA segment encodes these proteins:
- a CDS encoding metal ABC transporter ATP-binding protein: MAADPRGGQAPRTAAAERLPLEAAGTGAARPAVALRDARLDYGGRTVWSGLDLEVQPGEFVAVLGANGSGKTSLLHVLLGLTRLTSGRAEVGGEPVTRGSRRIGYIPQQRLFPPETPLRGRDLVRQGLDGHRWGPGLRPGRTRQRVDELLERVEAAHVADEPVGLLSGGEQQRLRAAQALASSPDVLLCDEPLLSLDLKHQQGISDLIAAQARRGTAVLFVTHEINPIIHHVDRVLYLANGRHSVGAPDDVLRSEVLSSLYGRPVEVVRVGGRVLVAGGEDAHHIEEGAL; encoded by the coding sequence GTGGCCGCTGACCCCCGCGGCGGGCAGGCCCCGCGCACTGCCGCCGCCGAGCGCCTGCCCCTCGAGGCGGCGGGGACCGGTGCCGCCAGGCCCGCCGTCGCCCTCCGGGATGCCCGCCTCGACTACGGGGGCCGCACCGTCTGGTCCGGGCTCGACCTCGAGGTGCAGCCGGGCGAGTTCGTGGCGGTCCTCGGGGCCAACGGCTCCGGCAAGACCTCGCTCTTGCACGTCCTCCTCGGCCTGACGCGCCTGACCTCAGGGCGTGCAGAGGTCGGCGGGGAGCCTGTCACGCGCGGCAGCCGGCGGATCGGCTACATCCCGCAGCAGCGCCTCTTCCCGCCCGAGACGCCGCTGCGCGGGAGGGACCTCGTCCGGCAGGGGCTCGACGGGCACCGCTGGGGCCCGGGCCTGCGCCCGGGCCGAACCCGTCAGCGGGTCGACGAGCTCCTTGAACGCGTCGAGGCCGCGCACGTCGCCGACGAGCCGGTGGGCCTTCTCTCCGGCGGCGAGCAGCAGCGGCTCCGCGCCGCGCAGGCCCTCGCGTCCTCGCCCGACGTGCTCTTGTGCGACGAGCCCCTCCTCAGCCTCGACCTCAAGCATCAGCAGGGCATCAGCGACCTCATCGCCGCCCAGGCCCGCCGCGGGACGGCCGTGCTCTTCGTGACCCACGAGATCAACCCGATCATCCACCACGTGGACCGGGTCCTCTACCTCGCCAACGGGCGTCACTCCGTGGGGGCGCCCGACGACGTCCTGCGCAGCGAGGTCCTCAGCTCGCTGTACGGGAGGCCCGTCGAGGTCGTCCGGGTTGGAGGCCGCGTCCTCGTCGCCGGCGGAGAGGACGCCCACCACATCGAGGAAGGTGCGCTGTGA
- a CDS encoding metal ABC transporter solute-binding protein, Zn/Mn family, with the protein MPNPAAPRLAPSRRTVLGTAGLLGLGTLLAACGSPGVPEASGGSLKVVTSTGVWADIARRVAGGRADVVALIPEAQDPHSYEPSAKDRLTVSRADLILANGGGYDAFLTTLAKAGGKEGAVLDATAASGLPGAKEAAEHAEGHDHAEGEPHSHEDGSFNEHIWYSVSAVTSVARALAARLGEADPEHREDYEGRLRELEADLGKIEERIAALRPTAKGARVMVTEPAPQYLMQDLGCVDATDPKLVAAVESETDIPATVLASAKTALGAKRVQLLAFNSHTASPQTQQLADAARSAGVPVVSVAETMPGDTTYTAWMTGILESIAAGLRRGR; encoded by the coding sequence ATGCCGAACCCCGCCGCCCCCCGCCTCGCCCCGTCCCGCCGCACCGTCCTGGGGACAGCCGGCCTCCTCGGCCTGGGCACGCTCCTCGCGGCGTGCGGCTCGCCGGGGGTCCCGGAGGCAAGCGGTGGCTCCCTCAAGGTCGTGACCTCCACCGGCGTGTGGGCCGACATCGCCCGGCGGGTCGCCGGCGGGCGGGCCGACGTCGTCGCCCTCATTCCCGAGGCGCAGGACCCGCACTCCTACGAGCCGAGCGCGAAGGACCGCCTCACCGTCTCCCGCGCCGACCTGATCCTCGCCAACGGAGGGGGATACGACGCCTTCCTCACCACCCTCGCGAAGGCGGGGGGCAAGGAGGGCGCGGTGCTGGACGCGACGGCCGCGTCCGGTCTGCCGGGTGCCAAGGAGGCCGCCGAGCACGCGGAGGGTCACGATCACGCCGAGGGGGAGCCCCACTCGCACGAGGACGGCTCGTTCAACGAGCACATCTGGTACAGCGTCTCGGCCGTGACATCGGTGGCCCGCGCTCTCGCCGCCCGGCTCGGCGAGGCGGACCCCGAGCACCGCGAGGACTACGAGGGGCGCCTGCGCGAGCTCGAGGCAGACCTCGGAAAGATCGAGGAGCGCATCGCCGCGCTGAGGCCCACGGCCAAGGGCGCGCGCGTTATGGTCACCGAGCCTGCGCCGCAGTACCTCATGCAGGACCTCGGATGCGTCGACGCGACGGACCCGAAGCTCGTGGCCGCCGTCGAGAGCGAGACCGACATCCCCGCGACCGTCCTCGCCTCCGCGAAGACCGCCCTCGGGGCGAAGAGGGTGCAGCTGCTCGCGTTCAACAGCCACACCGCCTCGCCGCAGACACAGCAGCTCGCGGACGCGGCGCGCTCGGCCGGGGTCCCCGTGGTGTCGGTCGCCGAGACGATGCCCGGGGATACGACATACACTGCCTGGATGACTGGCATCCTCGAATCCATCGCGGCCGGGCTGCGTCGTGGCCGCTGA
- a CDS encoding Fur family transcriptional regulator: MASPTGQRITKQRVAVSDALQALPDFVSAQEMHRYLVDGDNKVSLATTYRILTQLADDGLVDTVRREDGETVYRRCEVEAHHHHLVCTRCGRAVEIETPAVEELVSRAAEAHGYTSVRHTMEIFGLCPACTAELA; the protein is encoded by the coding sequence ATGGCCTCACCGACCGGACAGCGCATCACCAAGCAGCGCGTCGCCGTCTCGGACGCCCTCCAGGCGCTCCCGGACTTCGTCTCCGCGCAGGAGATGCACCGCTACCTCGTGGACGGGGACAACAAGGTCTCCCTCGCCACGACGTACCGCATCCTCACGCAATTGGCCGACGACGGCCTCGTCGACACCGTCCGCCGCGAGGACGGCGAGACCGTGTACCGGCGGTGCGAGGTCGAGGCGCACCACCACCACCTCGTCTGCACCCGCTGCGGGCGGGCTGTGGAGATCGAGACCCCCGCGGTGGAGGAGCTCGTCTCCCGCGCCGCGGAGGCCCACGGGTACACGAGCGTGCGGCACACGATGGAGATCTTTGGGCTGTGCCCGGCCTGCACTGCTGAGCTCGCCTGA
- a CDS encoding hemolysin family protein, whose translation MSDLVGILWLIVLLAGNAFFVASEFALMSARRSQIEPLAEQGNPRAKTTLWAMEHVSLMLACAQLGITVCSLLILLVAEPAIHHLFAVPLEFVGVPVGVADVVALVVAVGIVTLLHVIVGEMIPKNVAVSIADRAVLVLAPALVAVARAIKPVIAFLNWAANGILRMLGVEPKDEVASTFTKDELANIVEESRKGGLVEDDAGVISSALEFSKLRAADVMVPLSQMRTVEARCTPNEFEAAVRETGFSRFAVEEDGELTGYLHLKDVMGISELHSDRPISDNRVRTLANISADDEVEEALAQMQKTGAHMARVLTRSRETVGVLFLEDVIEELVGEIHDATQSGARRS comes from the coding sequence ATGAGCGACCTCGTGGGAATCCTGTGGCTGATCGTCCTCTTGGCGGGAAACGCCTTCTTCGTGGCGAGCGAGTTCGCCCTCATGAGCGCGCGCCGCTCTCAGATTGAGCCTCTCGCGGAGCAGGGCAATCCGCGGGCGAAGACGACCTTGTGGGCCATGGAGCATGTCTCGCTCATGCTGGCCTGCGCCCAGCTCGGCATCACGGTCTGCTCCCTGCTCATCCTCCTCGTGGCGGAGCCGGCCATCCACCATCTCTTCGCCGTGCCGCTCGAGTTCGTCGGCGTCCCGGTCGGGGTGGCGGACGTCGTGGCTCTCGTCGTGGCAGTCGGCATCGTGACGCTCCTGCACGTGATCGTCGGCGAGATGATCCCGAAGAACGTCGCGGTGTCGATCGCGGACCGCGCCGTCCTCGTGCTGGCACCGGCCCTGGTGGCGGTGGCCCGGGCGATCAAGCCCGTCATCGCCTTCCTCAACTGGGCGGCGAACGGCATCCTGAGGATGCTCGGGGTCGAGCCGAAGGACGAAGTCGCCTCGACGTTCACGAAGGATGAGCTCGCGAACATCGTCGAGGAGAGCCGCAAGGGCGGCCTCGTCGAGGACGATGCGGGCGTCATCTCGTCTGCCCTCGAGTTCTCCAAGCTGCGAGCAGCCGACGTCATGGTTCCGCTCTCGCAGATGCGGACCGTCGAGGCGCGCTGCACGCCGAACGAGTTCGAGGCGGCGGTCCGCGAGACCGGCTTCTCCCGGTTTGCGGTGGAAGAGGACGGGGAGCTGACCGGCTACCTCCACCTCAAGGACGTCATGGGGATCAGCGAGCTGCACTCGGACCGGCCGATCTCGGACAACCGGGTTCGGACGCTCGCCAACATCTCCGCGGATGACGAGGTCGAGGAGGCCCTGGCCCAGATGCAGAAGACGGGCGCGCACATGGCCCGCGTCCTGACGCGCAGCCGCGAGACCGTGGGCGTCCTGTTCCTTGAGGACGTCATTGAGGAGCTCGTCGGCGAGATTCACGACGCGACGCAGTCCGGGGCCCGGCGCTCCTAG
- a CDS encoding metal ABC transporter permease, translated as MSWSDVFSFQDYGELLGLLYQSVLAGAVLGVVGGVVGVFVVARGLAFAVHGIAELSFAGAAFALLVGANVVQGSLIGSVVAALAIGALGVKAHERGSVIGVLMPFGLGLGVLFLSLYQGRSANKFSLLTGQIVSVNAAELTTMAVGGALVLAAMAVMWRPLMFASTDPFVAEARGIPVRGLSLAFMLVLGVSVALSIQVVGALLVMALMVTPAAAATLVASRPSLVVALSVVFAMVSVCGGILVALGSRVPISPFVTTISFGIYVVCRLVGKRRRARPAVAGA; from the coding sequence GTGAGCTGGAGTGACGTGTTCTCCTTCCAGGACTACGGCGAGCTGCTCGGGCTGCTGTACCAGTCCGTCCTCGCGGGGGCAGTGCTCGGGGTGGTCGGCGGCGTCGTCGGCGTCTTCGTCGTGGCCCGGGGGCTCGCGTTCGCGGTCCACGGCATCGCGGAGCTGTCCTTCGCGGGTGCGGCGTTCGCCTTGCTCGTGGGGGCGAATGTCGTCCAGGGCTCGCTGATCGGGTCCGTCGTGGCGGCGCTGGCCATCGGTGCGCTCGGCGTCAAGGCGCATGAGCGCGGCTCTGTGATCGGCGTTCTCATGCCGTTCGGCCTGGGCCTCGGGGTGCTGTTCCTGTCCCTCTATCAAGGGCGCAGCGCCAACAAGTTCAGCCTCCTGACGGGCCAGATCGTCTCCGTCAACGCGGCGGAGCTGACGACGATGGCCGTGGGCGGGGCGCTGGTCCTCGCAGCGATGGCCGTCATGTGGCGCCCGCTCATGTTCGCGTCTACGGACCCGTTCGTGGCGGAGGCGCGGGGCATCCCGGTCAGGGGCCTCTCCCTGGCCTTCATGCTCGTGCTGGGCGTGTCCGTGGCGCTGTCGATCCAGGTGGTCGGCGCGCTGCTCGTCATGGCGCTCATGGTGACGCCCGCCGCCGCGGCGACTCTCGTGGCGAGCCGCCCGAGCCTCGTTGTCGCGCTGTCGGTCGTGTTCGCGATGGTCAGCGTGTGCGGGGGCATCCTCGTGGCGCTGGGCTCTCGCGTGCCGATCAGCCCGTTCGTCACCACGATCTCGTTCGGGATCTACGTGGTCTGTCGGCTCGTCGGCAAGCGTCGGCGCGCCCGTCCGGCGGTGGCGGGAGCCTAG